The following coding sequences are from one Coriobacteriia bacterium window:
- the thrB gene encoding homoserine kinase, producing MGEAVLVPGTSANLGPGFDSFGLALDVFNRFEAELAPEWSVRVEGEGVGHLRTDGRNRVAQAMARAFAEAGRPELRASIDCVNHIALGNGLGSSAAAIVGGLLLGERLAEVELGQQRLLELAAEMEGHPDNVAAAFVGGFTVCWNDGAKPHFARFQPARGLAAVVVVATGELSTRTARKMLPEAVPHADAAFNVAHAGLLAASIATGRPELLGAALEDRLHEMYRASAVSDLQEVYSILRDSGAAGVALSGAGPTVIALVAGDTDEIAHALAAVVAERSADRVRALGTRRSPEALRVDRAGARFL from the coding sequence GTGGGAGAAGCGGTTCTCGTCCCGGGAACCTCGGCCAACCTCGGCCCGGGCTTCGACAGCTTCGGGCTGGCGCTCGACGTCTTCAACCGTTTCGAGGCCGAGCTTGCCCCCGAGTGGAGCGTGCGCGTCGAGGGCGAGGGCGTGGGTCACCTACGCACCGACGGCCGCAACCGCGTCGCACAGGCGATGGCGCGAGCGTTCGCCGAGGCCGGCCGTCCCGAGCTGCGCGCTTCAATCGACTGCGTCAACCATATCGCGCTGGGCAACGGCCTGGGTTCCTCGGCGGCCGCCATCGTGGGAGGGCTGCTGCTGGGCGAGCGACTCGCCGAGGTCGAGTTGGGCCAGCAGCGCCTTCTCGAACTCGCCGCCGAGATGGAGGGGCATCCCGACAACGTCGCTGCCGCGTTCGTGGGCGGATTTACCGTGTGTTGGAACGACGGCGCCAAGCCGCACTTCGCCCGCTTCCAGCCCGCTCGGGGACTGGCGGCTGTGGTGGTGGTCGCGACCGGCGAGCTTTCGACGCGCACCGCGCGCAAGATGCTTCCCGAGGCGGTCCCGCACGCCGACGCTGCCTTCAACGTCGCCCACGCGGGCCTGCTCGCGGCATCCATCGCCACCGGGCGCCCCGAACTGCTGGGCGCGGCACTCGAGGATCGGCTCCACGAGATGTATCGAGCGTCGGCTGTCTCAGACCTCCAGGAGGTCTACAGCATCCTGCGCGATTCAGGCGCTGCCGGCGTCGCGCTTTCCGGCGCCGGCCCCACGGTCATCGCCCTTGTGGCTGGCGACACCGACGAGATCGCTCACGCGCTTGCCGCCGTGGTCGCCGAGCGCTCGGCAGACCGCGTGCGTGCGCTCGGCACACGCCGCTCGCCCGAGGCACTCCGAGTCGACCGTGCCGGCGCGCGCTTTCTCTAG
- a CDS encoding metallophosphoesterase, with the protein MADKTVIAHISDLHCGSRYHIPSLATRVVDELNALDPDIVVVTGDLTDMGYRGEFRQAQHMLDRITAERRMVLIGNHDARNVGDVHFEELFGARRCDLVTPEMRLIGLDSSEPDLDSGRIGREAHRWLAERFAENPEQIKVVAMHHHLVPVPGTGRERNIVHDAGDLLRVLADADVDLVLCGHKHVPNVWRLEDMLIINAGTCCTHRLRGRVRPSYNIIEIDDDGDHVRVLRKEPFVDAETAADYHGIHKSVCGWRADDVVGNEP; encoded by the coding sequence ATGGCAGACAAGACCGTCATCGCACACATCTCGGACCTGCACTGCGGCTCGCGCTACCACATCCCGTCGCTGGCCACGCGCGTGGTCGACGAGCTCAACGCGCTGGACCCGGACATCGTGGTCGTCACCGGCGACCTGACCGACATGGGCTACCGCGGCGAGTTTCGGCAGGCTCAGCACATGCTCGATCGCATCACCGCCGAGCGCCGCATGGTCTTGATCGGCAATCACGACGCTCGCAACGTGGGCGACGTCCACTTCGAGGAGCTGTTCGGCGCGAGGCGCTGCGATCTGGTCACCCCCGAGATGCGGCTGATCGGCCTGGACTCCAGCGAGCCGGACCTCGACTCCGGCCGCATCGGCCGCGAGGCGCATCGCTGGCTCGCCGAGCGATTTGCCGAGAACCCCGAGCAGATCAAGGTGGTCGCGATGCACCACCACCTGGTGCCGGTTCCCGGAACGGGGCGCGAGCGCAATATCGTTCACGACGCGGGCGACCTGCTGCGCGTGCTCGCCGACGCAGATGTCGATCTGGTGCTCTGCGGCCACAAGCACGTTCCCAACGTCTGGCGCCTCGAAGACATGCTCATCATCAACGCGGGCACCTGCTGCACGCATCGCCTGCGTGGGCGCGTGCGCCCCAGCTACAACATCATCGAGATCGACGATGACGGCGACCACGTGCGCGTCCTTCGCAAGGAGCCGTTCGTCGACGCCGAGACGGCCGCGGACTATCACGGCATCCACAAGAGCGTATGCGGCTGGCGCGCCGACGACGTCGTGGGGAACGAGCCGTGA
- the lysA gene encoding diaminopimelate decarboxylase has translation MGKPSAPRPPATPDNKTAADLAPVMPMTFEVKDGHLWIGGVDMVALAREAGTALYVMDEATIRHQLSEYVKWTQFHWKDVDVVYAGKAFLSLAMIKLVEEEGCCLLCASGGELAYAKRANFPMSRVQVHGNNKTPSELVDCVEAGVSRVVVDNFDELERLSAIAEERGMRQPILIRVTPGVEADTHDFIMTGAEDSKFGFGLNQGLAMRAVKRAVELPGIDFEGLHMHIGSQIFALHSFAKAIEVAVRFMHDIHSETGVAVRMLDTGGGLGVAYGVPDEPSTVKEYGKVVVDGIKEECERHGLAVPRMAVEPGRSIVANAGVTLYTVGTIKEIPGIRTYVAVDGGMSDNIRTALYDADYEALIANKADQPREMVATVAGKHCESGDIVVRDAPLQSPEVGDILCVCATGAYCQSMSSNYNKNVRLGVVFVRDGEWRFVIRRETYDDLMKCELG, from the coding sequence ATGGGAAAGCCGTCCGCACCGCGTCCGCCCGCGACGCCGGACAACAAGACCGCCGCCGATCTGGCCCCGGTCATGCCGATGACGTTCGAGGTCAAGGACGGCCACCTGTGGATCGGCGGCGTCGACATGGTGGCGCTGGCTCGTGAAGCGGGGACTGCGCTCTACGTCATGGACGAGGCCACCATCCGCCACCAGCTCTCCGAGTACGTGAAGTGGACGCAGTTCCACTGGAAGGACGTCGACGTCGTCTACGCCGGCAAGGCGTTCCTGTCGCTTGCGATGATCAAGCTGGTCGAGGAGGAGGGCTGCTGCCTGCTCTGCGCCTCCGGTGGCGAGCTCGCCTACGCCAAGCGCGCCAACTTCCCGATGTCGCGCGTTCAGGTGCACGGCAACAACAAGACGCCATCTGAGCTTGTCGATTGCGTCGAGGCTGGCGTAAGCCGCGTCGTCGTCGACAACTTCGACGAACTCGAGAGGCTCTCGGCAATCGCCGAGGAGCGCGGCATGCGCCAGCCGATCCTGATACGCGTCACGCCGGGCGTAGAGGCCGACACCCACGACTTCATCATGACCGGCGCCGAGGACTCCAAGTTCGGCTTCGGGCTCAACCAGGGTCTCGCGATGCGAGCTGTGAAACGCGCGGTCGAGCTCCCGGGCATCGATTTCGAGGGTCTGCACATGCACATCGGCAGCCAGATATTCGCGCTGCACAGCTTCGCGAAGGCCATCGAGGTCGCGGTGCGGTTCATGCATGACATTCACTCCGAGACAGGCGTTGCCGTGCGAATGCTCGACACGGGCGGCGGACTTGGGGTGGCCTACGGCGTGCCGGACGAACCATCGACGGTCAAGGAGTACGGCAAGGTCGTCGTCGATGGCATCAAGGAAGAGTGCGAGCGTCACGGCCTAGCGGTTCCGCGTATGGCGGTTGAGCCGGGTCGAAGCATCGTTGCGAACGCCGGCGTCACTCTCTACACGGTCGGCACGATCAAGGAGATTCCAGGCATCCGTACGTACGTCGCCGTGGACGGCGGCATGAGCGACAACATCCGCACCGCGCTCTACGACGCCGACTACGAGGCGCTCATCGCCAACAAGGCCGATCAGCCGCGCGAGATGGTGGCGACCGTGGCCGGCAAGCACTGCGAGAGCGGCGACATCGTCGTGCGCGACGCGCCGCTGCAGAGCCCGGAGGTTGGCGACATCCTGTGCGTGTGCGCGACCGGTGCTTACTGCCAGTCGATGAGCAGCAACTACAACAAGAACGTTCGGCTGGGCGTGGTCTTCGTGCGCGACGGAGAGTGGCGATTCGTCATCCGCCGAGAGACCTACGACGACCTGATGAAGTGCGAACTGGGCTAG
- the rlmH gene encoding 23S rRNA (pseudouridine(1915)-N(3))-methyltransferase RlmH, with amino-acid sequence MRLTVVAVGRLKERYWREAADEYLKRLGPYATVRVAEIDDRDSGRDAPRALAKEGADILRAIPEGAHVITLEIGGKQRSSEQFASHLAELALDGRSSVAFVVGGSVGLSADVLARADERMSFGAMTLPHNMARVVLLEQIYRAFRINRGEPYHK; translated from the coding sequence GTGAGGCTGACGGTCGTCGCGGTCGGCCGCCTCAAGGAGCGCTACTGGCGCGAGGCGGCCGACGAGTACCTCAAGCGACTCGGTCCGTACGCAACCGTACGAGTGGCCGAGATCGACGATCGCGACTCAGGCCGAGACGCACCGCGTGCGCTCGCCAAGGAAGGCGCCGACATCTTGCGCGCGATCCCAGAGGGCGCGCACGTCATCACGCTGGAGATCGGCGGCAAGCAGCGATCGAGCGAGCAGTTCGCTTCTCACCTCGCCGAGCTGGCGCTGGATGGGCGAAGTAGCGTAGCGTTCGTTGTCGGAGGCTCGGTGGGGCTATCGGCCGACGTGCTGGCGCGTGCCGACGAACGGATGTCGTTCGGGGCGATGACGCTGCCGCACAACATGGCCAGGGTCGTACTGCTCGAACAGATCTACCGAGCGTTTCGTATCAACAGGGGAGAGCCGTACCACAAGTAG
- the sppA gene encoding signal peptide peptidase SppA, producing MTAPDDATTPNAPLPPMGPGPGPQPQQAAYPPYPPYSQPPHAGAPQPPYAAPTYGPQAYAQPGGDVPPAYPPSYAQPAPGMVGPAPARRSSLAWLWWLVGIAVVLIVIVSVVSLVSALGSGGRDGIGGGNNVIAVIPFDGTIAGSAGAGVITPESFLKLLDRADSDSNVKAIVVRVNSPGGTVAASEEIAAYVKDEITRKPVVISVGDVDASGAYMMSSQASKIVAGPGSAVGSIGVIMEIPNASALLGKVGVSFKVLTAGKYKDAGSPFRDLTPAETAMLQGQIDQVYGQFIDIVASGRKLPRAKVVSMATGWAWNGDEAKTMGLVDQIGTYKDALKTAAKLGGIKDGNYQEDVYNSTDSLGNLLSSLLGIESQLKAIAAASPANPASVGGTTLAK from the coding sequence ATGACTGCACCGGACGACGCCACCACACCCAACGCCCCACTGCCGCCGATGGGGCCCGGCCCAGGCCCGCAACCCCAGCAGGCTGCCTACCCGCCGTACCCCCCGTACTCGCAGCCGCCTCACGCCGGCGCGCCGCAGCCGCCATACGCGGCGCCCACGTACGGGCCGCAGGCGTACGCGCAGCCCGGCGGCGACGTTCCGCCGGCCTACCCGCCGAGCTACGCGCAGCCCGCACCCGGCATGGTCGGCCCCGCGCCGGCCCGCCGCTCGAGCTTGGCGTGGCTGTGGTGGCTCGTGGGCATCGCGGTCGTCCTGATCGTCATCGTCAGCGTCGTGTCGCTCGTCTCGGCGTTGGGGAGCGGCGGGCGTGATGGCATCGGTGGAGGCAACAACGTTATCGCCGTCATCCCGTTCGACGGCACGATCGCCGGCTCGGCGGGCGCGGGCGTCATCACACCCGAGAGCTTCCTCAAGCTGCTGGACCGTGCCGACAGCGACTCGAACGTCAAAGCCATCGTCGTGCGAGTCAACTCGCCAGGCGGCACGGTTGCCGCGAGTGAAGAGATCGCCGCGTACGTGAAGGACGAGATCACGCGCAAGCCGGTGGTCATCTCGGTTGGCGACGTCGACGCGTCGGGCGCCTACATGATGTCGTCGCAAGCGAGCAAGATCGTGGCCGGCCCCGGCTCGGCGGTGGGGAGCATCGGCGTGATCATGGAGATCCCCAACGCTTCGGCACTGCTCGGCAAGGTGGGGGTGTCGTTTAAGGTGCTGACGGCCGGCAAGTACAAGGACGCCGGTAGCCCGTTCCGCGATCTCACACCTGCCGAAACGGCGATGCTCCAAGGCCAGATCGACCAGGTGTACGGGCAGTTCATCGACATCGTCGCTTCCGGACGCAAGTTGCCGCGCGCCAAGGTCGTGAGCATGGCGACTGGCTGGGCTTGGAACGGCGATGAGGCCAAGACGATGGGACTGGTCGATCAAATCGGGACGTACAAGGACGCGCTGAAGACGGCGGCCAAGCTGGGCGGGATCAAGGACGGCAACTACCAAGAGGACGTCTACAACTCGACCGATTCGCTGGGCAACCTGCTCTCGTCGCTGCTGGGAATAGAGAGCCAGCTCAAGGCGATCGCAGCCGCGAGCCCGGCCAATCCCGCGTCAGTGGGAGGCACGACGCTCGCCAAGTAG
- the argS gene encoding arginine--tRNA ligase has protein sequence MRDAISQLVSDAIAAAIQAGELPLSEAPDPGVERPRDASHGDWATTVALRCSKQAGMNPRQVAEIVAARLDASGDVEGVEIAGPGFINIRLSAVALMRVLRESRERGLEFGRNESGAGRRVQVEFVSANPVGPMHVGHGRWAALGDSMARILAHAGWSVEREFYINDAGVQMDIFGKSVAARYMQLTGHEAAFEDNWYQGAYIGEIAEQILATEGPEWADKPAEEREEHFKETAYAAVLEHLKLVLHGMGVDFDVWFSERTLHVRGASGTTAVEDAITAMRAAGHIYDLDGAVWFRSTEFGDDKDRVLIKADGEYTYFAADIAYHKNKYDRGFDRVINIWGADHHGYVARMQAAVAALGHPGQLDVVIGQLVNLFRGGEAVRMSKRTGEMVTFEDLLDEVGPDAARYFFLRRSTDQPLDFDIELARQQSADNPVYYVQYAHARICSILRKAAGDELTARHATIASLAAEFVPGDADLSLLTDPSELTLARKLSEFSEVVEGAARDLAPYRLTRYAEDLAQTFHQFYTQCHVLTDDAALTAARLYAVDATRGALETVLALVGVSAPERM, from the coding sequence GTGAGAGACGCGATCTCCCAGCTCGTATCCGATGCCATCGCGGCCGCCATCCAAGCCGGCGAACTGCCGTTGTCCGAGGCGCCAGATCCCGGCGTGGAGCGACCGCGCGATGCTAGCCACGGCGACTGGGCCACCACGGTTGCGCTGCGATGCTCCAAGCAGGCCGGCATGAACCCGCGCCAGGTCGCCGAGATCGTCGCGGCGCGCCTCGATGCGAGCGGCGACGTCGAAGGGGTCGAGATCGCAGGACCGGGCTTCATCAACATCCGCCTCTCCGCCGTCGCTCTGATGCGCGTATTGCGCGAGTCGCGCGAGCGCGGCCTGGAGTTCGGCCGCAACGAGAGCGGCGCGGGCAGGCGCGTCCAGGTCGAGTTCGTCTCGGCAAACCCGGTGGGGCCGATGCACGTCGGTCACGGTCGCTGGGCGGCGCTCGGCGACAGCATGGCGCGCATCCTCGCGCACGCCGGCTGGAGCGTGGAGCGCGAGTTCTACATCAACGATGCCGGCGTGCAGATGGACATCTTCGGCAAGTCCGTCGCCGCCCGCTACATGCAGCTCACGGGACACGAGGCGGCGTTCGAGGACAACTGGTACCAGGGCGCCTACATCGGCGAGATCGCCGAGCAGATCCTGGCCACCGAGGGCCCGGAGTGGGCGGACAAGCCTGCCGAGGAGCGCGAGGAGCACTTCAAGGAGACGGCGTATGCGGCCGTTCTCGAGCACCTCAAGCTGGTGCTCCATGGCATGGGCGTGGACTTCGACGTGTGGTTCTCGGAGCGCACGCTGCACGTGCGTGGCGCGAGCGGCACCACGGCCGTCGAAGACGCAATCACGGCGATGCGCGCGGCCGGCCATATCTACGACCTCGACGGCGCGGTCTGGTTCCGCTCGACGGAGTTCGGCGACGACAAGGACCGCGTGCTGATCAAGGCCGACGGCGAGTACACGTACTTCGCCGCAGACATCGCCTATCACAAGAACAAGTACGACCGCGGCTTCGACCGCGTCATCAACATCTGGGGCGCCGACCACCATGGCTACGTCGCGCGTATGCAGGCGGCTGTGGCGGCACTCGGGCATCCGGGCCAGCTCGACGTGGTGATCGGCCAGCTCGTGAACCTGTTCCGCGGCGGCGAAGCGGTCCGCATGAGCAAGCGCACGGGCGAGATGGTCACCTTCGAGGATCTGCTCGACGAGGTGGGCCCCGACGCAGCACGCTACTTCTTCCTGCGACGGTCCACCGACCAGCCGCTCGACTTCGACATCGAGCTGGCGCGCCAGCAGTCCGCCGACAACCCCGTCTACTACGTGCAGTACGCGCATGCGCGGATCTGCTCGATCCTGCGCAAGGCCGCCGGCGACGAGCTGACCGCGCGCCACGCCACCATCGCCTCGCTTGCCGCCGAGTTCGTGCCCGGCGACGCGGACCTGTCGCTGCTCACCGACCCAAGCGAGCTGACGCTGGCTCGCAAGCTCTCGGAGTTCTCGGAGGTCGTCGAGGGAGCTGCGCGCGATCTGGCTCCGTATCGCCTGACGCGCTACGCCGAGGACCTCGCGCAGACGTTCCACCAGTTCTACACGCAGTGCCACGTGCTCACTGACGATGCTGCGCTCACGGCCGCACGCCTTTACGCGGTGGACGCGACGCGCGGCGCGCTGGAGACAGTGCTCGCGCTTGTGGGAGTGAGCGCGCCGGAGCGCATGTAG
- a CDS encoding FAD-dependent oxidoreductase, with translation MAESPTAPKDRYDVVTIGAGPAGLTAGMYAARQGLVTALVAGSIGGQAMWAKHVENFIGWRLISGPELIDAFHEHVHRFDVDCFTGNLVNAIVPDGDGGFDVFTREGLVLHAAAVIIATGRAATRLAIPGEDTLVGHGVSYCATCDAAFFIGKAVAVIGPGESAADAALELSTLGAGPIALVSERPVVAPEAVLAKLAADPAITVHEGAKPLRIEGDGHVERLVVARDGAEETLTVCGVFIEVGSIRADDFAMGLVEVNDKGEIVVDKSGATSTPGIYAAGDVTDEFGKQIIIASGQGARAAMAANRDLKRR, from the coding sequence ATGGCCGAGTCCCCCACCGCCCCCAAGGACCGCTACGACGTCGTGACCATCGGCGCCGGCCCGGCGGGACTGACGGCCGGGATGTACGCGGCACGGCAGGGGCTGGTCACGGCGCTGGTGGCCGGAAGCATCGGCGGCCAAGCGATGTGGGCCAAGCACGTCGAGAACTTTATCGGGTGGCGGTTGATCAGCGGACCCGAGCTCATCGACGCGTTCCACGAGCACGTGCACCGCTTCGACGTCGACTGCTTCACCGGAAACCTGGTCAACGCGATCGTGCCCGACGGCGACGGCGGCTTCGATGTCTTCACGCGCGAGGGCCTCGTGCTTCACGCGGCCGCAGTCATCATCGCGACGGGCAGGGCCGCCACTCGGCTCGCAATACCGGGCGAAGACACGCTGGTCGGACATGGCGTCTCGTACTGCGCGACGTGCGACGCGGCGTTCTTCATCGGCAAGGCGGTCGCGGTCATCGGGCCGGGCGAGTCGGCGGCCGACGCCGCGCTCGAGCTCTCGACGCTGGGCGCCGGCCCGATTGCGCTCGTGAGCGAGCGGCCGGTGGTCGCCCCAGAAGCCGTGCTCGCCAAGCTCGCTGCCGACCCCGCGATCACGGTGCACGAGGGCGCCAAGCCGCTGCGCATCGAGGGCGACGGCCACGTCGAGCGGCTGGTAGTGGCGCGCGATGGCGCCGAGGAAACGCTCACGGTGTGCGGCGTCTTCATCGAGGTGGGCTCGATCAGGGCCGACGACTTTGCGATGGGACTTGTGGAGGTCAACGACAAGGGCGAGATCGTCGTCGATAAGTCGGGCGCGACGTCCACGCCTGGTATCTACGCGGCGGGGGACGTTACCGACGAGTTCGGCAAGCAGATCATCATCGCCAGCGGCCAGGGCGCCCGCGCTGCGATGGCGGCTAACCGGGACCTGAAGCGGCGCTAG
- a CDS encoding 2,3-diphosphoglycerate synthetase yields MSRVVALIDGEHYPPVVRFALEQLAREHEVVAAAFLGGTEKIDLERGLDTYGVPLVTGPTPAATLATALAHWAPELVIDLSDEPVLSSAQRFELASVALAHGVAYRGADFGFEPQRSLAEPATPVLAIVGTGKRVGKTALSADIARRLKAGGRDVVVLAMGRGGPAEPELIRGDEVALTTADLLALARQGKHASSDNYEDAVMSRVTTVGCRRCGGGMAGATFFSNVREGAALADSLGKELLIAEGSGAAIPPVAFDAAVLVVGAGRGETYVRDYFGPYRLAQADLVVIAGAEEPVATAEEVASIRAIIAAQRPDLPVIATTFRPRPIESVAGKRVFFATTAPSEVVPSLAAHLAAEHGCHVVGASAHLSDRMRLGADMDACLGGYDVLLTELKAAAIDVVAIAGEEAGVPTVLCDNVPVAVDGSDLGAQIARVAQLAIERGCARNEASQ; encoded by the coding sequence GTGAGTCGCGTGGTCGCGCTGATCGACGGCGAGCACTACCCGCCGGTCGTCCGGTTCGCGCTCGAACAGCTCGCTCGCGAGCACGAAGTGGTGGCCGCAGCCTTCCTCGGCGGTACCGAGAAGATCGACCTGGAGCGCGGACTCGACACCTACGGCGTCCCGCTCGTCACCGGCCCCACGCCCGCCGCCACACTCGCGACAGCGCTCGCGCATTGGGCACCCGAGCTCGTTATCGACCTGTCCGACGAGCCTGTGCTCTCCTCGGCGCAGCGCTTCGAGCTGGCGAGCGTGGCGCTCGCGCACGGGGTCGCCTACCGCGGCGCCGACTTCGGCTTCGAGCCACAACGCTCGCTCGCAGAACCCGCGACGCCGGTGCTGGCGATCGTCGGCACCGGCAAGCGCGTGGGCAAGACCGCCCTCAGTGCCGACATCGCGCGTCGCCTGAAGGCTGGCGGCCGCGATGTCGTCGTGCTCGCGATGGGCCGAGGCGGCCCGGCCGAGCCTGAGCTGATTCGCGGCGACGAGGTTGCGCTGACAACTGCCGACCTGCTCGCGCTGGCGCGCCAGGGCAAGCACGCCTCGTCCGACAACTACGAGGATGCCGTCATGAGCCGCGTGACTACCGTCGGCTGCCGCCGTTGCGGTGGCGGCATGGCGGGCGCGACGTTCTTCAGCAACGTACGCGAGGGAGCGGCGCTCGCCGATTCGCTCGGCAAGGAGCTACTCATCGCCGAAGGCTCTGGCGCCGCGATTCCGCCGGTCGCATTCGACGCGGCGGTGCTGGTGGTGGGCGCGGGGCGCGGCGAGACGTACGTGCGCGACTACTTCGGCCCGTACCGACTCGCGCAGGCCGACCTCGTGGTGATCGCCGGTGCCGAGGAGCCGGTCGCCACCGCCGAGGAGGTCGCCAGCATCCGCGCGATCATCGCGGCGCAGCGCCCGGACCTGCCCGTGATCGCGACCACCTTCCGGCCGCGCCCTATCGAGTCGGTCGCCGGCAAGCGCGTCTTCTTCGCCACGACCGCGCCGTCCGAGGTCGTGCCGAGCCTTGCCGCCCATCTTGCCGCCGAGCACGGCTGTCACGTCGTCGGCGCGAGCGCGCACCTCTCGGACCGCATGCGCCTGGGCGCCGACATGGACGCCTGCCTCGGCGGCTACGACGTGCTGCTCACGGAGCTGAAGGCTGCCGCCATCGACGTTGTGGCCATTGCGGGCGAGGAGGCTGGCGTGCCGACGGTGCTGTGCGACAACGTGCCCGTCGCGGTGGACGGCAGCGACCTGGGCGCGCAGATCGCACGCGTCGCACAGCTCGCAATCGAACGGGGATGCGCAAGAAACGAGGCCTCGCAGTGA
- a CDS encoding homoserine dehydrogenase: MRTVRVGLIGLGTVGSGVVEILHRHGEDFRRRAGVDIQLVKFADRNTARFADLGLAPEQCVTEAQAVIDDPSIDVIIELIGGTGIAREVVLSALGAGKSVVTANKALLASHGEEVMAAAEANGVDILFEASVGGGIPIIGPLKHSLTSNEIQTVMGIVNGTTNYMLTRMGEDGLDYDTALAEAQAKGFAEADPTADVDGLDAAAKIAILSSIAFNSRVVMPQVPAEGIRSLAPEDISYAREMGYTIKLLAIARRTPTGVDVRVHPTMIPSTHPLASVNGVYNAIYVVGDAVGETMFFGEGAGSLPAASAVVGDLIEEARRLQTDCAPLVGCTCTEKLPVRDIAELVSEYYIRLAVADKTGVLAAVATVFGNHGVSIGSVIQKRAEGGLAQIVYVTHQAREADVRSALAEIEALDVVNGIASVIRVEEL, from the coding sequence ATGCGCACTGTGAGAGTCGGCTTGATCGGCCTTGGCACCGTTGGCTCGGGTGTCGTCGAGATTCTGCATCGTCACGGCGAGGACTTCCGCCGTCGTGCCGGTGTCGACATCCAACTCGTCAAGTTCGCCGACCGCAACACGGCGCGCTTTGCAGACCTTGGCCTTGCGCCCGAGCAGTGCGTTACCGAGGCGCAGGCCGTCATCGACGACCCGTCCATCGACGTCATCATCGAACTGATTGGCGGCACGGGCATCGCCCGCGAAGTCGTGCTTTCCGCGCTGGGCGCGGGCAAGAGCGTGGTCACCGCCAACAAGGCGCTGCTCGCAAGCCACGGCGAGGAGGTCATGGCAGCAGCTGAGGCCAACGGCGTCGACATCCTGTTTGAGGCCAGCGTGGGAGGCGGCATCCCGATCATCGGTCCGCTGAAGCACTCGCTGACCAGCAACGAGATCCAAACCGTGATGGGCATCGTCAACGGCACCACCAACTACATGCTCACCCGCATGGGCGAGGATGGCTTGGACTACGACACCGCGCTCGCTGAGGCGCAGGCCAAGGGCTTCGCCGAGGCCGACCCCACCGCCGACGTCGATGGCTTGGACGCCGCTGCCAAGATCGCGATCCTCTCCTCGATCGCGTTTAACAGCCGAGTGGTCATGCCGCAGGTTCCCGCCGAAGGGATTCGCTCGCTGGCGCCGGAAGACATCAGCTACGCCCGCGAGATGGGCTACACCATCAAGCTGCTCGCGATCGCCCGCCGCACGCCCACCGGCGTCGACGTGCGGGTGCACCCGACCATGATCCCGTCGACGCACCCGCTCGCCAGCGTCAACGGCGTCTACAACGCCATCTACGTCGTGGGCGATGCCGTAGGCGAAACGATGTTCTTCGGCGAGGGTGCCGGCTCGCTGCCGGCTGCCTCGGCGGTCGTGGGCGACCTGATCGAGGAGGCGCGTCGACTTCAGACTGACTGCGCGCCGCTCGTGGGCTGCACCTGCACCGAGAAGCTGCCAGTGCGCGACATAGCCGAGCTCGTCAGCGAGTACTACATCCGCCTTGCCGTCGCCGACAAGACCGGCGTGCTCGCCGCAGTCGCGACCGTCTTCGGCAATCACGGCGTCTCGATCGGCAGTGTCATCCAGAAGCGTGCCGAGGGCGGCCTGGCGCAGATCGTCTACGTCACGCACCAGGCGCGTGAGGCGGACGTCCGCTCGGCGCTCGCCGAGATCGAGGCGCTCGACGTCGTCAACGGCATCGCGTCGGTCATCCGCGTCGAGGAGCTCTAG